A window from Primulina eburnea isolate SZY01 chromosome 2, ASM2296580v1, whole genome shotgun sequence encodes these proteins:
- the LOC140822787 gene encoding phenolic glucoside malonyltransferase 1-like → MAETHENPMAADVLEHCKIEPVPDTVAELTLPLLHFDIPWLYFHPVERLLFFDFPISESFFLESIVPKLKESLLQTLKHFLPLAGNIVFPLDSSRPYSRFVVGDSVSLTIAECNKDFNHLTGNHPRVADELYACVPTLPQATHSSDSVCFPVLAVQVTLFPDHGICLGFSNHHAIGDASSIVRFIKAWASVNKFGGDSKLIDDKSLPFYDRTDVEDPEGLDSIYWNMMKKSRPVESPPISFPLNKVRATFVLTKEDVQNLKNYVLLKRPEMRVTAFTVTCALVWVCLVNVAAVTEEVADEEPEYFGFAADCRGRLDPPLPATYFGNCLAFVKAESTHGLLKGKDGFLVAVECVIKAIQKTVYNEKGILDGAEEWPVEFGKLIGKRLFGVAGSPRFDLYDSDYGWGRPKKFESASIDSDTSMSLCKSRDFEGGLEIGLSRPKKKLDTFAAIFTEILRKL, encoded by the exons ATGGCTGAAACTCACGAAAACCCGATGGCCGCCGACGTGCTGGAGCACTGCAAAATTGAGCCGGTACCAGATACAGTTGCTGAGTTGACACTTCCGCTGCTCCACTTCGACATTCCATGGCTCTATTTCCACCCTGTTGAGCGTCTCCTGTTCTTCGATTTCCCCATTTCCGAGTCTTTTTTCTTGGAATCCATCGTCCCGAAACTCAAGGAATCGTTGCTCCAAACGCTCAAGCATTTCCTCCCACTTGCTGGAAATATTGTCTTCCCTTTGGATTCGAGCAGGCCCTATTCAAGATTCGTGGTCGGAGACTCTGTCTCGCTTACTATAGCTGAATGCAACAAAGATTTCAATCACCTCACCGGGAACCACCCTAGAGTCGCCGACGAGTTGTACGCTTGTGTTCCGACTCTCCCGCAGGCTACTCATTCGTCGGATTCTGTATGTTTCCCTGTCTTAGCTGTGCAGGTCACGCTATTCCCAGATCATGGAATCTGCCTTGGTTTCTCAAATCACCACGCCATCGGAGACGCCAGCTCGATTGTTCGTTTCATAAAGGCTTGGGCTTCGGTCAACAAATTCGGCGGCGATTCGAAGCTGATAGATGATAAATCTCTACCGTTTTACGATAGAACTGATGTGGAAGATCCGGAGGGATTGGATTCCATTTACTGGAATATGATGAAAAAATCTCGGCCAGTGGAGTCGCCGCCGATCAGTTTCCCACTGAACAAG GTGCGTGCCACATTTGTCCTGACCAAGGAGGATGTGCAGAATCTGAAAAACTACGTCCTATTGAAGCGACCAGAGATGCGCGTAACAGCTTTCACGGTGACCTGTGCTTTGGTCTGGGTCTGCTTGGTGAACGTGGCGGCTGTCACGGAGGAGGTGGCCGACGAAGAACCCGAGTACTTCGGATTCGCCGCCGACTGCCGCGGCCGCCTGGATCCGCCGCTGCCCGCGACATATTTCGGCAACTGCTTAGCATTCGTGAAGGCGGAATCGACCCATGGGCTATTGAAAGGAAAAGATGGATTTTTGGTGGCAGTGGAGTGTGTGATTAAGGCTATTCAGAAAACTGTGTACAATGAGAAGGGAATTCTTGATGGGGCGGAAGAGTGGCCTGTGGAATTCGGGAAACTGATCGGAAAACGCCTCTTCGGGGTGGCAGGGTCCCCAAGATTCGATCTTTACGACTCAGATTATGGTTGGGGAAGGCCCAAGAAGTTCGAATCTGCATCCATCGACTCGGATACGTCAATGTCTCTGTGTAAATCCAGGGACTTCGAAGGGGGATTGGAGATTGGTTTGTCCAGGCCCAAGAAGAAACTGGATACATTTGCTGCCATCTTCACTGAAATTCTGAGGAAGCTATGA